The proteins below are encoded in one region of Actinomycetota bacterium:
- a CDS encoding DUF4383 domain-containing protein, translating to MADRVTAGKTPTQTFALVFGAVYLLVGLLGFVNDPILGIFNVNALHNIVHLAVGAAWLFSSRDHATAKMVSLAIGVVYLLVAVLGFVAQDLMEDLLDITDNATGMADNFLHLASGALGVYFGTRDATTGARTSTV from the coding sequence GTGGCAGACAGAGTCACCGCCGGTAAGACGCCGACCCAGACCTTTGCGCTGGTGTTCGGAGCCGTGTACCTCCTGGTAGGGCTGCTCGGTTTCGTGAACGACCCCATCTTGGGGATCTTCAACGTGAACGCGCTGCACAACATCGTGCACCTCGCGGTCGGCGCGGCGTGGCTGTTTTCTTCGAGGGACCACGCGACCGCGAAGATGGTCAGTCTCGCGATCGGCGTCGTTTACCTGCTGGTCGCAGTGCTCGGCTTCGTGGCACAGGACCTGATGGAGGACCTGCTCGACATCACCGACAACGCCACGGGCATGGCCGACAACTTCCTGCACCTTGCTTCCGGAGCGCTCGGCGTCTACTTCGGCACGCGTGACGCCACGACGGGAGCTCGCACCAGCACCGTCTAA
- a CDS encoding alkaline phosphatase family protein, producing the protein MTSKVLLLGLDGATYTVLDPAFEAGHMPRYKALLDRSASGILTSTVPPYTPPGWTSIFTGVNPGKHGIFGFTLGNVQQNRGLVRLDKVTAPALWNVANAQGKRIGLFNIPMTYPAPPVEGWAVSGMLTPEGGGETPTNFTYPESLRDGLVEAAGSYEIDIEVDYDEDWKSAAIIERLSRNLAKKRDGLRYLLDNYGELPLLFAVLEAPDRLMHVHYKYLDPRQEHYARPEAEPIRQRAWAFFDEMDEMIGDLLEWAESDGYVITMSDHGFGPKDKTVNVNVALREWGLLSVGGAGAVTKSAGMRKLARRAKKALPKSVWQKAKGAAQSSIDWSRTKAFSAPIPQQGIYVNLQGREPNGVVTEAEYESVRDEIIERFSALGDPDDGRPVVDRIYKREEVVYGDQAVHAPDLFPVCRAYSYELSDGTYSPGVLDDYRRLPRGFHHMDGIFGVAGPGISPRSGAQAHLYDIAPTALYLAGCALPEMDGRVLEELLPPDLLAERRVRIEAMELPLAGEGAEAAAYSEEEEAQIEESLRNLGYL; encoded by the coding sequence GTGACCTCCAAGGTCCTGTTGCTCGGCCTGGACGGCGCCACCTACACCGTGCTCGACCCCGCGTTCGAGGCCGGCCACATGCCGCGCTACAAGGCGCTGCTCGACAGGAGCGCGTCGGGCATCCTGACCTCGACCGTGCCTCCGTACACCCCTCCGGGTTGGACCTCGATCTTCACCGGCGTGAATCCGGGCAAGCACGGGATCTTCGGCTTCACGCTCGGAAACGTCCAGCAGAATCGCGGGCTGGTGCGGCTCGACAAGGTGACCGCACCCGCGCTCTGGAACGTCGCCAATGCCCAGGGCAAGAGGATCGGACTGTTCAACATCCCCATGACTTATCCCGCACCTCCGGTCGAAGGATGGGCCGTCTCCGGGATGCTTACGCCCGAGGGTGGGGGAGAGACCCCGACCAACTTCACTTACCCGGAGTCCTTGCGCGACGGGCTCGTGGAGGCGGCAGGCTCCTACGAGATCGATATCGAGGTCGATTACGACGAGGACTGGAAGTCGGCGGCGATCATCGAGCGCTTGTCGCGCAACCTCGCGAAGAAGCGTGACGGTCTCCGTTACCTACTGGATAACTACGGTGAGCTGCCATTGTTGTTCGCGGTGCTCGAAGCGCCGGACCGCCTGATGCACGTGCACTACAAGTACCTGGACCCGCGCCAGGAGCACTACGCGCGGCCGGAGGCCGAACCGATACGCCAGCGCGCGTGGGCTTTCTTCGACGAGATGGACGAGATGATCGGTGATCTGCTCGAGTGGGCGGAGAGTGACGGCTACGTCATCACGATGTCCGACCACGGCTTCGGGCCCAAGGACAAGACGGTCAACGTGAACGTAGCGCTGCGGGAATGGGGACTGTTGTCGGTCGGGGGCGCCGGCGCCGTGACCAAGTCCGCCGGGATGCGCAAGCTCGCTCGACGGGCGAAGAAGGCATTACCGAAGTCGGTATGGCAGAAGGCGAAGGGAGCGGCGCAGTCTTCCATCGATTGGTCGCGGACGAAGGCGTTCTCGGCCCCCATCCCGCAGCAAGGGATCTACGTGAACCTGCAGGGGCGCGAGCCGAATGGCGTGGTCACCGAAGCCGAATACGAGTCTGTCCGAGACGAGATCATCGAGAGATTCAGCGCGCTAGGCGATCCGGATGATGGGCGGCCGGTGGTCGATCGCATCTACAAGAGAGAAGAAGTCGTCTACGGCGATCAAGCGGTGCACGCGCCGGATCTGTTCCCGGTCTGCCGCGCCTATTCGTATGAGCTCTCCGACGGCACCTACTCGCCGGGGGTGCTCGATGACTACCGGAGGCTGCCGCGCGGGTTCCACCACATGGATGGCATCTTCGGGGTGGCGGGACCCGGTATCTCCCCCCGCAGCGGCGCGCAGGCCCACCTGTACGACATCGCGCCGACCGCGCTCTACCTCGCGGGGTGCGCGCTGCCGGAGATGGACGGAAGGGTTTTAGAGGAGCTGTTGCCGCCGGATCTCCTCGCCGAGCGGCGCGTTCGGATAGAGGCGATGGAGCTGCCGTTGGCGGGCGAGGGGGCCGAGGCGGCGGCCTACTCGGAGGAGGAGGAGGCACAGATCGAGGAGTCCCTGCGGAACCTGGGGTATCTCTAG
- a CDS encoding CHRD domain-containing protein has product MRKTWVPVLMMVVALFAGACNEGNDEGGSFDLELTADSEVCDGDTCGGDGSGNATVDINSDENEVCYEITLEGVEGANAAHIHEGGEGESGEVVVDLEYSGDEGEKCVDGVDEGVLEDIGEEPSQFYVNVHSEQYPDGAARGQLEA; this is encoded by the coding sequence GTGCGAAAGACATGGGTCCCGGTCCTGATGATGGTTGTGGCGCTGTTCGCGGGCGCGTGCAACGAAGGCAACGACGAAGGCGGCTCCTTCGATCTCGAGCTCACTGCCGATAGTGAGGTCTGCGACGGCGACACCTGCGGCGGTGACGGAAGCGGCAACGCGACCGTCGACATCAACTCCGATGAGAACGAGGTCTGCTACGAGATCACGCTAGAGGGCGTAGAGGGAGCCAATGCGGCTCACATCCACGAAGGCGGGGAGGGAGAGTCTGGAGAGGTCGTCGTCGACCTCGAGTACTCGGGCGACGAGGGTGAGAAGTGCGTCGACGGCGTCGACGAGGGAGTGCTCGAAGATATCGGCGAGGAGCCGTCGCAGTTCTACGTGAACGTTCACAGCGAGCAATATCCGGACGGCGCCGCCAGGGGCCAGCTCGAGGCCTGA
- a CDS encoding sugar transferase, whose protein sequence is MAQPAPAVVLDPQQTSIRQPLQRRSAKRIALRVLADAFAISVALFGASVIRFEIMGAIPTARWDYTTITLVAIPVWILLFYLYGLYEPRQVLGPVNEFKQVFHGVVAGTVAIFITDSITNMNLARGWALLAMVTGFFAVGGERLLVRKTLHFLRRRGGDTTRTIVLGANQEARTVAKALEREGWLGYKILGFVDDDVSVGSDAGGGRKVIGTTAQLRDLIEQRDAGLVLVAASAFDATRLNRLFWELQDIDVDLQITSGTIDLMASRMIVQSVAGVPLLYVRRTGMDRAQKTMKRALDIFGSALGLLLLFPLLAAVAIWIKRDSEGGAIFKQVRVGRDGELFECRKFRSMYADAEERRAELEHLNEGPGLLFKLADDPRVTKVGKVLRRYSIDELPQLWNVLRGEMSLVGPRPALPSEVEQYDDWVRNRLKVKPGMSGLWQVSGRTETSFSDYIRYDLFYIQNWSLSLDLWILWRTFRAVFTAEGAH, encoded by the coding sequence ATGGCCCAGCCTGCACCTGCGGTCGTGTTGGACCCGCAGCAGACGAGCATCCGACAGCCGCTCCAGCGGCGCAGCGCCAAGAGGATCGCGTTGCGAGTCCTCGCCGATGCCTTTGCGATCTCGGTCGCGCTCTTCGGAGCATCGGTGATCCGATTCGAGATCATGGGCGCCATCCCCACGGCGCGGTGGGACTACACCACCATCACGCTGGTTGCGATCCCTGTCTGGATCTTGTTGTTCTATCTGTACGGCCTGTACGAGCCACGCCAGGTCCTGGGTCCCGTGAACGAGTTCAAGCAGGTGTTCCATGGCGTCGTCGCCGGGACGGTCGCGATCTTCATCACCGACTCCATCACGAACATGAACCTCGCCCGAGGATGGGCGTTGTTGGCGATGGTCACCGGATTCTTCGCGGTCGGCGGCGAGCGACTGTTGGTTCGAAAGACGCTCCACTTCCTGCGCCGACGCGGCGGCGACACGACGCGCACGATCGTGCTGGGAGCCAACCAAGAGGCGCGGACCGTAGCGAAAGCACTCGAGCGTGAAGGCTGGCTCGGCTACAAGATCCTCGGGTTCGTCGACGACGACGTGTCGGTCGGTAGCGACGCCGGGGGTGGGAGGAAGGTCATCGGCACCACCGCGCAACTGCGCGATCTAATCGAGCAGAGGGACGCGGGCCTGGTCCTGGTCGCAGCGTCGGCTTTCGACGCAACTCGGCTCAATCGTCTTTTCTGGGAGCTGCAGGACATCGACGTGGACCTGCAGATCACCTCCGGCACGATCGACCTGATGGCCTCACGGATGATCGTGCAGTCGGTCGCGGGGGTCCCGCTGCTCTACGTTCGCAGGACAGGCATGGATCGCGCTCAGAAGACTATGAAGCGAGCGCTGGACATCTTTGGGTCGGCTCTCGGGCTGCTCTTGTTGTTCCCGTTGCTCGCGGCCGTTGCGATCTGGATCAAGAGGGACTCGGAGGGCGGTGCGATCTTCAAACAGGTCCGCGTCGGCCGCGACGGCGAGCTCTTCGAGTGCCGGAAGTTCCGCTCCATGTACGCCGACGCCGAGGAGCGCCGGGCAGAGCTCGAGCACCTGAACGAGGGACCGGGTCTGCTCTTCAAGCTCGCCGACGACCCTCGAGTGACGAAGGTCGGGAAGGTCCTGCGCCGGTACTCGATCGACGAGCTGCCGCAGCTGTGGAACGTGCTACGCGGCGAGATGAGCCTCGTCGGCCCACGTCCCGCGCTGCCGTCCGAGGTCGAGCAGTACGACGACTGGGTGCGCAACCGGCTCAAGGTGAAGCCGGGGATGTCCGGACTGTGGCAGGTGAGTGGACGGACGGAGACGAGCTTCTCCGACTACATCCGCTACGACCTCTTCTACATCCAGAACTGGTCGCTCTCTCTGGACCTCTGGATACTGTGGCGCACCTTCCGCGCGGTGTTCACCGCCGAGGGCGCGCACTAA
- a CDS encoding ACT domain-containing protein: MLEEIVLMVEDRPGVLAEIGELLGSAGVNIETLSASSFDGRGVVHLVVDDGEDAGELLASKGFRVESARPVLTTTLDDRPGELGRYCKRLAAEGVQISAAYVVKRSDGETELLFAVDDLETAAGV; the protein is encoded by the coding sequence ATGCTCGAGGAGATCGTCCTGATGGTCGAAGACCGGCCCGGCGTGCTGGCCGAGATCGGCGAGCTCCTCGGTTCCGCCGGCGTCAACATCGAGACGCTGTCCGCCTCCTCCTTCGACGGCCGCGGCGTCGTCCACCTGGTGGTAGACGACGGCGAGGACGCGGGTGAGCTCCTCGCTTCGAAAGGGTTCCGCGTCGAGAGCGCGCGGCCGGTTCTCACGACCACGCTCGACGATCGTCCCGGCGAGCTCGGCCGGTACTGCAAGCGGTTGGCGGCCGAGGGCGTTCAGATCTCGGCGGCGTACGTCGTGAAACGGTCGGACGGCGAAACCGAGCTGCTCTTCGCGGTAGACGACCTCGAGACCGCGGCCGGCGTCTAG
- a CDS encoding PAS domain S-box protein produces MADPRCIAYTLFDLNPDAVFCVSPEGLVTDVNRAAEKLAVRTRDELVGHPFVEFISPGALDQARALFGRVAAGEEVVHENVTMRTSDGEDRVLDVSAYPSITEGRLAGICGIARDISDRVREREELLAAQQALRDSEELLRQLTDNIEQIFYVGSVDTSELLYLSPAYETIWGRSREEALTTPWRWLEGVHPEDRARVRRLAEEGCGGFDVAYRVVKPDGSIRWVQDKGFSVRDEHGEVIRVAGVVEDVTERKALQEQLQQAQRMESVGRLAGGVAHDFNNLLMIILNAAEFVREGIALDDPARQDIDDIVAAGQKGAALVRQLLTYSRRQLVNPKVLDVNDIINEMKDLLQRSLGEDLILTVKQEPRLPQTRIDPNQLRQVIMNLLVNARDAMGQGGMVTIESSTVALSEDLEPGSPAGSTAGAGGRYVCIAVSDTGRGIDPSIIDNIFEPFFSTKPMAEASGLGLSTVYGIVTQAGGRIAVHSEPGVGATFKVYLPAEETLAAPAPSAARRRSHGGTGTVLVAEDDPLVLGVASRILSRRGFEVLHAATGKEALDRCRQHDGVIDLLLTDVVMPLMSGRELASHVKVLRPETKILYMSGYSEDMIGRHGVLQEDENYMQKPFTSLELLDKIEAVLRER; encoded by the coding sequence ATGGCGGACCCTAGGTGCATCGCGTACACGTTGTTCGATCTGAACCCCGACGCGGTCTTCTGCGTTAGCCCGGAAGGGCTGGTCACCGATGTGAACCGCGCCGCGGAGAAGCTGGCGGTGCGGACCCGAGACGAGCTCGTGGGACACCCGTTCGTGGAGTTCATCAGCCCCGGCGCACTCGATCAAGCGCGCGCCTTGTTCGGCCGCGTGGCAGCCGGCGAGGAAGTCGTGCACGAGAACGTCACGATGCGCACCAGCGACGGGGAAGACCGGGTGCTGGATGTCAGCGCCTACCCGAGCATCACCGAAGGCAGGCTCGCTGGCATCTGCGGGATAGCGCGCGACATCTCCGATCGAGTTCGCGAACGTGAAGAGCTACTTGCGGCGCAGCAGGCTTTGCGCGACAGCGAGGAACTCCTCCGGCAGCTGACCGACAACATCGAGCAGATCTTCTACGTCGGGAGTGTCGATACCAGCGAGCTGCTTTATCTGAGCCCCGCCTACGAGACCATCTGGGGGCGGAGCCGCGAGGAGGCGCTGACGACGCCCTGGCGGTGGTTGGAGGGGGTTCATCCGGAGGATCGCGCACGCGTCCGCCGCCTCGCGGAGGAGGGCTGTGGCGGCTTCGATGTTGCTTACCGCGTGGTGAAGCCGGACGGCTCGATCCGCTGGGTTCAGGACAAAGGGTTCTCGGTGCGCGACGAGCATGGCGAGGTGATCCGCGTCGCGGGTGTCGTCGAGGATGTGACCGAACGCAAAGCGCTTCAGGAGCAGCTCCAGCAGGCTCAGAGGATGGAGTCGGTCGGGCGTCTCGCCGGCGGCGTCGCGCACGACTTCAACAACCTGCTGATGATCATCTTGAACGCCGCCGAGTTCGTGCGTGAGGGGATCGCGCTGGACGACCCGGCGCGCCAGGACATCGATGACATCGTGGCCGCGGGGCAGAAGGGCGCGGCGCTGGTTCGTCAGCTCCTGACCTACAGTCGGCGACAGCTCGTGAACCCGAAGGTTCTCGACGTGAACGACATCATCAACGAGATGAAGGACCTGCTCCAGAGAAGCCTGGGCGAGGACCTCATCCTGACCGTCAAACAGGAGCCCCGTCTTCCGCAGACCCGCATCGACCCCAACCAGCTGCGTCAAGTGATCATGAACCTGTTGGTGAACGCGCGCGACGCTATGGGTCAGGGCGGCATGGTCACGATCGAGAGCTCGACCGTGGCGCTGTCGGAGGACCTGGAACCGGGTTCCCCAGCCGGTTCCACCGCTGGAGCCGGTGGCCGCTACGTCTGCATCGCCGTGAGCGATACCGGTCGGGGTATAGATCCGTCGATCATCGACAACATCTTCGAGCCCTTCTTCTCCACGAAGCCGATGGCGGAAGCCAGCGGGCTCGGGCTCTCGACCGTTTACGGCATCGTCACCCAGGCCGGCGGCAGGATCGCGGTTCATTCGGAGCCGGGGGTCGGCGCCACCTTCAAGGTCTACCTGCCGGCGGAGGAGACGCTTGCGGCACCGGCGCCCTCGGCGGCCCGACGCCGCAGCCACGGTGGAACCGGAACCGTCCTGGTGGCCGAGGACGATCCTTTGGTCCTCGGCGTCGCCAGCAGGATCCTCAGCCGGCGCGGGTTCGAGGTGCTGCATGCGGCCACGGGCAAGGAGGCGCTCGACCGTTGCAGGCAACACGACGGCGTGATCGACCTCCTGCTCACGGATGTCGTCATGCCGCTGATGTCCGGCCGCGAGCTCGCAAGTCACGTCAAGGTCCTGCGGCCCGAAACGAAGATCCTCTATATGTCCGGCTACAGCGAGGACATGATCGGGCGGCACGGCGTCCTGCAAGAGGACGAGAACTACATGCAGAAGCCCTTCACCTCATTGGAGCTCCTGGACAAGATCGAGGCGGTCCTGCGCGAACGTTAG